A section of the Chryseobacterium ginsenosidimutans genome encodes:
- a CDS encoding alanine dehydrogenase, whose translation MSTTNIFTPFTEEELMPKEEKLEIIKKGKQFSIGVPKETCLNERRACITPDAVQVLIEHGHEIIIEAGAGQGSFFTDLQYSESGAKITNDPKEAFGQDLILKVNPPTEEEIDYMKPNTYLVSALQINLRDKDYFLKLAEKKVNAIAFEFIVDEYKQLALVRLIGEIAGTVSVLYASELLALSNGLMLGGITGVRPAEVVILGAGIVGEFATKAAIGLGASVRVFDNSLSKLRRLHTLVDSRVPTSIIDPKELSKALRRADVVIGALPRLNMTPIVTEEMVMKMKKGSVIIDITIDNGKVIETSELTTMEDPYIIKHGVIHCGLPNLTSRMPRTTTKAISNFFLSYILNYDEEGGFENMLVRKNEMKQSLYMYKGRHTKKVICDRFGLTYHDINLLIF comes from the coding sequence ATGAGTACGACAAATATTTTTACTCCTTTTACCGAAGAGGAACTGATGCCGAAAGAAGAAAAACTGGAGATCATCAAAAAAGGAAAGCAATTCAGCATAGGAGTACCAAAAGAAACCTGCCTGAATGAGAGAAGAGCTTGTATCACGCCCGATGCAGTACAGGTTTTGATAGAACACGGTCATGAAATCATCATAGAAGCAGGAGCCGGACAGGGTTCATTCTTTACAGATTTACAGTATTCTGAATCAGGAGCGAAAATTACAAACGATCCTAAAGAAGCTTTCGGGCAGGATTTAATTTTAAAAGTAAATCCTCCTACAGAAGAAGAAATCGACTATATGAAACCCAATACGTATCTGGTTTCAGCACTTCAGATTAACTTAAGAGATAAAGATTATTTTTTAAAACTGGCAGAGAAAAAGGTCAATGCCATCGCATTCGAATTCATTGTTGATGAATACAAACAACTGGCTTTAGTAAGATTAATCGGGGAAATAGCAGGAACGGTTTCCGTTTTATATGCTTCCGAATTATTAGCCTTATCAAACGGCTTAATGTTAGGTGGAATCACTGGAGTAAGACCTGCAGAAGTTGTTATTTTAGGAGCAGGAATCGTTGGAGAATTCGCTACAAAAGCAGCCATCGGTTTAGGAGCAAGTGTAAGAGTTTTCGACAATTCACTTTCAAAATTGAGAAGACTTCACACATTGGTCGACAGCAGAGTTCCTACATCGATTATCGATCCAAAAGAATTAAGCAAAGCCTTGAGACGTGCAGACGTAGTAATCGGAGCGCTTCCAAGATTAAATATGACCCCGATTGTGACCGAAGAAATGGTCATGAAAATGAAAAAAGGCAGCGTCATCATCGATATCACCATTGACAATGGAAAAGTGATTGAAACTTCCGAGCTTACAACAATGGAAGATCCTTATATCATAAAACACGGTGTAATCCATTGCGGACTTCCGAATCTTACGTCAAGAATGCCGAGAACAACGACAAAAGCCATCTCCAATTTCTTTCTTTCTTACATCTTAAATTACGACGAAGAAGGCGGTTTCGAAAACATGCTGGTTCGCAAAAATGAAATGAAACAGAGTCTTTACATGTACAAAGGAAGACATACTAAAAAAGTCATCTGCGACCGTTTCGGACTTACTTATCATGATATCAATCTTTTAATTTTCTAA
- the tsaE gene encoding tRNA (adenosine(37)-N6)-threonylcarbamoyltransferase complex ATPase subunit type 1 TsaE, translated as MQFTIHHIEDWQNISETVISKLQHNILLLKGNLGAGKTTFTQFLLKNLGSQDEVNSPTYSIVNEYNTPKGKIYHFDLYRLKNIEEVYDIGIEEYLDNAFLCIIEWPEVYEEELYGLKFHEMNIINTGDNREITFD; from the coding sequence ATGCAGTTCACTATTCATCATATTGAAGACTGGCAAAATATATCAGAGACAGTCATTTCAAAATTACAGCACAATATTCTTTTATTAAAAGGAAATCTTGGCGCGGGAAAAACCACTTTTACACAGTTTTTGCTTAAAAATTTGGGAAGTCAGGACGAGGTTAACTCTCCAACCTACTCTATTGTTAATGAATACAATACTCCAAAAGGAAAAATATATCATTTTGATCTTTACCGTTTAAAAAACATTGAAGAAGTTTACGATATCGGAATCGAAGAATATCTCGACAATGCTTTCCTTTGCATTATCGAATGGCCGGAAGTATATGAAGAAGAGCTTTACGGACTTAAATTCCACGAGATGAACATCATTAATACCGGAGACAATAGAGAAATCACTTTCGACTAA
- a CDS encoding histidine kinase has protein sequence MEGNYYMIQDYLIFIGVFAIFFFLTVSIYLFSQNQKFKIKNARLSEANKIIQQRLNEVQLEHIGTKLNPHLFKNILNSVQSHAYQTYMSLDKLANVLDYILYESNNKFVSPKEELNFALSLIEINKIKVNPLFDFRIKSKINKSDEVYEEKVFAPLISVDLIENAFKHTDFLAQDSFISIQLELEGGIFSMKVSNKASLKNMLEKEKSGFGSQSLDQRLKMIYNNFYSLQKSSKNGIFTAELTINLGEFYDKMRYS, from the coding sequence ATGGAAGGCAATTACTACATGATTCAAGATTATCTGATATTCATTGGAGTATTTGCTATTTTCTTCTTTTTAACGGTAAGCATTTATTTATTTAGCCAAAATCAGAAATTCAAGATAAAAAATGCCAGACTTTCCGAAGCCAACAAAATAATCCAGCAGAGATTAAATGAAGTTCAGCTCGAACATATCGGTACGAAGCTGAATCCGCATTTGTTTAAAAATATTCTGAATTCTGTTCAGTCACATGCTTATCAAACGTATATGTCGCTCGATAAATTGGCAAATGTTCTGGATTATATTTTATATGAAAGCAACAATAAATTTGTGAGTCCGAAGGAGGAATTAAATTTCGCTTTAAGCTTAATTGAAATTAATAAAATCAAGGTCAATCCGCTTTTTGATTTCAGAATTAAATCTAAAATTAATAAGTCTGACGAAGTTTACGAAGAGAAAGTTTTTGCTCCTTTAATTTCTGTTGATTTGATTGAAAATGCTTTCAAACACACAGATTTTTTAGCACAGGATTCATTTATTTCTATTCAACTGGAGCTTGAGGGAGGCATATTTTCGATGAAAGTGAGCAATAAGGCTTCCTTAAAAAATATGCTTGAAAAAGAAAAAAGCGGTTTTGGAAGCCAGTCATTGGATCAAAGACTGAAAATGATCTACAACAACTTTTATTCCCTCCAAAAAAGTTCAAAAAACGGTATCTTCACGGCGGAATTAACAATCAATTTAGGAGAATTCTATGATAAAATGCGTTATTCTTGA
- the dnaG gene encoding DNA primase, producing the protein MISKQTIDKIFSTIRVEEIVGEYVQLKRAGSNFKGLSPFHDEKSPSFVVSPSKQIWKDFSTGKGGTAISFLMEIENFTYPEALRHAAKKYGIEIEEDQREFSEEAKNAQSERDLLYKIHEIANDYFQNFLWEVEEGKSIGLSYFKERELRDDIIRKFQLGYSPEKKNSFTEFAIEKGYSKEILEKSGLSIFPDNAPNGIDRFRERVMFPIHSFSGRVLGFGARILKNNVKTAKYLNSPETEIYHKSNVLYGLNQSKQSISRKNVCLLVEGYMDVISLHMSGIENVVASSGTSLTTEQIKLIKRLTENVTILFDGDNAGIKASFRSIDMLLTEGMNIRVLLFPDGDDPDSFARKHPQEYVEKFIENEAMDFIDFKAEILLREVGNDPIKKAEAIRDIVKSVGFVQNALKREVYLKEVSNKFGLSEQSLFNELDVQRQVTQNHTQHVQQQKESAAPIKMEIVPLDEEKADPFLFEVLFMENKLVDHMLMFGDIVLKRTDEKNGEYQITVIEEILHHFDEEQYQFLVKGNEIIINQVKEGIQNDELRSGNFFVTFMDEEITTKVVDALLPLDDLENWASRNIFPPNYGDKIADQVKGDVLLHKYRYIDYLIKETAGELDKYSDSDQVKYFELIQKITLLKQASIQLSNIIEYSPIKGIYVNRKR; encoded by the coding sequence ATGATTTCTAAGCAGACCATAGATAAAATATTTTCCACAATCCGTGTAGAAGAGATTGTTGGGGAATATGTGCAGTTGAAAAGGGCAGGGTCTAATTTTAAAGGGCTCAGTCCGTTTCACGATGAAAAATCACCAAGTTTTGTAGTTTCACCGAGCAAACAGATTTGGAAAGATTTCTCGACAGGAAAAGGAGGGACTGCAATTTCTTTTTTAATGGAAATTGAGAATTTCACCTATCCTGAAGCACTTCGCCATGCTGCAAAAAAGTATGGAATTGAAATTGAAGAAGATCAGCGCGAATTTTCTGAAGAAGCAAAAAATGCGCAGTCTGAAAGAGATTTATTATACAAGATTCATGAAATTGCCAATGATTATTTTCAAAATTTTCTTTGGGAGGTCGAAGAAGGAAAATCAATTGGATTATCTTATTTTAAAGAGCGTGAACTTCGGGATGATATTATCAGAAAATTCCAGTTGGGATATTCTCCGGAAAAGAAAAATTCTTTTACAGAATTTGCTATTGAAAAGGGATATTCAAAAGAGATATTAGAAAAGTCAGGATTATCAATTTTCCCGGACAATGCGCCGAACGGAATTGATCGATTCCGTGAAAGAGTAATGTTCCCGATTCATAGTTTTTCGGGTAGAGTTCTTGGTTTTGGAGCAAGAATTCTTAAAAATAATGTCAAAACGGCAAAATACCTCAATTCACCCGAAACCGAAATTTACCACAAATCCAATGTTCTTTATGGGCTAAACCAAAGTAAGCAGTCGATTTCAAGGAAAAATGTCTGTCTTTTGGTGGAAGGTTATATGGACGTTATTTCGCTTCATATGTCTGGAATTGAGAATGTGGTGGCGAGTTCAGGAACTTCTTTAACGACGGAGCAGATCAAGTTAATAAAAAGATTAACCGAAAATGTCACCATTCTGTTTGACGGTGATAATGCGGGAATTAAGGCCAGTTTCCGAAGTATTGATATGCTGCTGACGGAAGGTATGAACATTCGTGTTCTTCTGTTTCCGGATGGCGACGATCCGGATTCTTTTGCAAGAAAACATCCGCAGGAATATGTAGAAAAGTTCATCGAAAATGAAGCGATGGATTTTATTGATTTTAAAGCTGAAATTCTTTTAAGAGAAGTCGGCAATGATCCGATAAAAAAGGCTGAAGCGATCAGGGATATTGTAAAATCGGTTGGTTTTGTTCAGAATGCTTTAAAAAGGGAAGTTTATCTTAAAGAAGTTTCTAATAAATTCGGATTGTCTGAGCAGAGTTTATTCAATGAGCTGGATGTTCAGAGACAGGTTACCCAAAATCATACGCAACACGTTCAGCAGCAAAAGGAAAGTGCGGCTCCCATAAAAATGGAGATCGTACCGTTGGATGAAGAAAAAGCCGATCCGTTTTTGTTTGAAGTTTTATTTATGGAAAATAAACTGGTCGATCATATGTTGATGTTTGGTGATATTGTTTTGAAAAGAACGGATGAAAAGAACGGAGAATATCAAATTACTGTCATTGAGGAAATCCTTCATCATTTTGATGAGGAGCAGTATCAGTTTTTAGTAAAAGGGAACGAAATAATTATTAATCAGGTAAAAGAAGGAATCCAGAATGATGAGCTGCGAAGCGGAAATTTCTTTGTAACCTTCATGGATGAAGAGATTACAACGAAAGTAGTGGACGCGTTGCTTCCGTTAGATGACCTTGAAAATTGGGCTTCAAGAAATATATTTCCGCCAAATTACGGAGATAAAATTGCCGATCAGGTAAAAGGCGATGTATTGCTGCATAAATACAGATATATTGATTATTTAATAAAAGAAACGGCAGGCGAACTTGATAAATACAGTGATTCTGATCAGGTAAAATATTTTGAGCTGATACAGAAAATTACGTTATTAAAACAGGCTTCTATTCAGCTAAGCAATATCATTGAGTATTCTCCTATCAAAGGAATCTATGTAAATAGGAAAAGATAA
- a CDS encoding prephenate dehydrogenase, translating into MKISIIGVGLIGGSIALKLRQKGIADFIYGIDNSNEHLNEALDLNIIDAKADLEYGIKNSDLIILAIPVDAARKLLPAVLDLVSENQTVMDAGSTKAGIVKSVKDHPKRSRFVAFHPMWGTENSGPKSAISESFSGKAGVICNKEESAEDALQQVEKIVESLDMHLIYMNAEDHDLHTAYISHISHITSYALANTVLEKEREEETIFQLASSGFSSTVRLAKSHPEMWVPIFKQNKENVLDVLNEHISQLRKFKSALEKENYEYLGELISNANKIRGILDK; encoded by the coding sequence ATGAAAATAAGTATTATAGGCGTGGGATTGATCGGAGGCTCGATTGCCTTAAAATTAAGACAGAAAGGCATTGCAGATTTTATCTACGGGATCGATAACAGTAACGAACACCTCAATGAAGCATTAGATTTAAACATAATCGATGCAAAAGCTGATCTGGAATACGGAATTAAAAACTCAGATTTGATAATTCTTGCAATTCCGGTGGATGCTGCGAGAAAACTGCTGCCCGCTGTTCTGGATTTAGTTTCAGAAAACCAAACTGTCATGGATGCAGGATCAACCAAAGCAGGGATTGTAAAGAGCGTAAAAGACCATCCGAAAAGATCGAGATTTGTTGCTTTTCATCCCATGTGGGGAACGGAAAACAGCGGTCCGAAATCTGCCATTTCAGAAAGTTTTTCAGGAAAAGCGGGAGTTATCTGCAATAAGGAAGAATCTGCTGAAGATGCTCTACAACAGGTCGAGAAAATCGTTGAAAGTTTAGATATGCATTTAATTTACATGAATGCCGAAGATCATGATCTTCACACCGCTTATATTTCGCACATTTCACACATTACTTCTTATGCTTTAGCCAATACCGTGTTGGAAAAAGAGCGTGAAGAAGAGACGATCTTTCAGTTAGCGAGTTCGGGTTTTTCGAGTACGGTTCGTCTGGCAAAATCTCATCCAGAGATGTGGGTTCCGATTTTTAAACAAAACAAAGAAAACGTTCTTGATGTTTTGAATGAGCATATTTCACAGTTAAGAAAGTTTAAATCAGCCTTAGAAAAGGAGAATTACGAATATTTAGGAGAACTGATTTCTAATGCCAATAAGATCCGGGGGATTTTGGATAAATAA
- a CDS encoding cation:proton antiporter — MNLGKYKNIIFYFGTIAFFSCLMYWFFIEGKTLEIGENIAPGKASGTTMWENFVDSFLTNLHHPLALLLAQIVTIIMVAKLFGWVCVKLKQPSVIGEMIAGIVLGPSLFGLYFPELSAFIFPKESLPNLQFLSQIGLILFMYIVGMELDLSVLRKKAHDAVVISHASIIIPFALGVGLSYFIYKEFAPDGIQFSSFALFIAIAMSITAFPVLARIVQERNLHKTKIGTVVITCAAADDITAWCILAAVIAVVKAGSFSGSLFVILMAVLYVFIMIKAVRPFLIKIAESQKGKGFINKALVAVFFLILIISSYATEVIGIHALFGAFMAGAIMPDNVKFRNLFIEKIEDVALVLLLPLFFVFTGLRTQIGLLNDPHLWKIGGFIILTAVTGKFVGSALAAKFLKLSWKDSLTIGALMNTRGLTELIVLNIGYDLGVLGPELFAMLVIMALFTTFMTGPCLDLINYLFKGKKSMIEDEEDNNDAKYRVLLSFETAKSGSTLLKLANNLTHKMNGNKSITAMNISPVDELHAFDIDDFEKEQFKNVIETSNDLKLEVTTLFKASTDVENDLTNITNKGNYDLLLIMLGKSMYEGSLLGRLLGFTTKIINPEKLLNTVKGKGNIFNNSPFDDLTFQVLDKATIPVGVLVEKGFTSADKVFVPIFNLSDFYLLEYAKRLINNNNSQIIILDVAGQIRNNIEVKELIRSIEQVAPNHITLYNEKKIEKEFLNSQDLMLISSKSWKSLIDTKSLWLSDIPSTLIISNP; from the coding sequence ATGAACTTGGGAAAATATAAGAATATTATTTTTTACTTCGGTACCATTGCATTTTTTTCATGTTTAATGTACTGGTTTTTTATTGAAGGAAAAACGTTGGAAATAGGAGAAAACATTGCTCCCGGCAAAGCCTCAGGTACTACAATGTGGGAAAACTTTGTTGATTCTTTTCTTACGAATCTGCATCATCCTTTAGCACTTCTTCTTGCTCAGATCGTTACTATTATTATGGTGGCAAAACTTTTTGGCTGGGTTTGTGTAAAACTGAAACAGCCTTCTGTAATCGGTGAAATGATTGCCGGTATCGTTCTCGGGCCATCACTTTTCGGATTGTATTTCCCTGAACTTTCAGCTTTTATTTTCCCTAAAGAATCTCTTCCAAATTTACAGTTCCTGAGCCAGATCGGTTTGATTCTCTTTATGTATATTGTAGGGATGGAGCTTGATTTGAGTGTGTTGAGAAAAAAAGCACACGATGCTGTGGTGATCAGTCATGCGAGTATTATCATTCCGTTTGCTTTAGGAGTCGGGCTTTCGTATTTTATTTATAAAGAATTTGCTCCGGACGGAATTCAGTTCAGCTCATTTGCACTTTTTATAGCCATTGCCATGAGTATTACAGCATTTCCTGTTTTAGCAAGAATTGTTCAGGAAAGAAATCTTCATAAAACAAAAATAGGAACAGTTGTTATTACCTGCGCTGCTGCAGATGATATTACAGCATGGTGTATCCTGGCCGCCGTTATTGCCGTCGTAAAAGCAGGATCTTTTTCAGGATCGTTATTCGTTATCTTAATGGCAGTTCTATATGTTTTCATCATGATAAAAGCGGTAAGACCATTCCTTATAAAAATTGCTGAATCTCAAAAGGGAAAAGGCTTTATCAATAAAGCATTGGTTGCCGTATTTTTCTTAATATTGATCATTTCATCCTATGCAACAGAAGTTATAGGAATTCATGCGCTTTTTGGAGCATTCATGGCGGGTGCAATCATGCCCGATAATGTAAAATTCAGGAATCTTTTCATAGAAAAAATAGAAGATGTAGCATTGGTTTTATTACTTCCGCTTTTCTTTGTATTTACGGGATTAAGAACCCAAATCGGACTACTGAATGACCCTCATCTTTGGAAAATAGGAGGATTCATCATCTTAACTGCCGTTACCGGGAAATTCGTAGGAAGTGCACTTGCTGCAAAATTTTTAAAACTAAGCTGGAAAGACAGTCTTACCATCGGCGCATTAATGAATACAAGAGGACTTACCGAACTCATTGTCCTTAATATCGGGTATGATTTGGGAGTTTTGGGACCCGAATTATTTGCGATGCTCGTTATCATGGCTTTATTTACCACTTTTATGACGGGACCGTGTCTTGATCTTATCAACTATCTTTTTAAAGGAAAAAAATCTATGATAGAAGATGAGGAAGATAATAATGATGCTAAATACAGAGTTCTTTTATCTTTTGAAACGGCAAAATCAGGAAGTACACTGTTGAAGCTTGCCAATAATCTTACTCATAAGATGAACGGCAACAAAAGCATAACGGCCATGAATATTTCGCCTGTCGATGAACTTCACGCCTTTGATATTGATGATTTTGAAAAAGAACAGTTCAAAAATGTTATTGAAACATCCAATGATTTAAAATTAGAAGTCACTACTCTTTTCAAGGCTTCTACAGACGTTGAAAATGACCTTACGAATATTACCAATAAAGGAAATTACGATCTTCTTCTTATCATGCTTGGAAAATCAATGTATGAAGGAAGCTTGCTGGGAAGATTATTGGGATTCACTACAAAGATCATCAATCCTGAAAAATTACTGAACACCGTAAAAGGAAAGGGAAATATTTTCAACAACTCCCCTTTCGACGATCTTACGTTTCAGGTTTTGGATAAAGCAACCATTCCGGTGGGAGTTTTGGTTGAGAAAGGTTTTACATCTGCGGATAAAGTTTTTGTTCCGATATTTAATTTAAGTGATTTTTATCTGCTTGAATATGCTAAAAGACTCATCAATAATAACAATTCTCAGATTATCATTCTGGATGTTGCAGGGCAGATCAGAAATAATATCGAGGTGAAGGAACTTATCAGAAGTATCGAACAGGTTGCCCCCAATCATATCACTTTATATAACGAGAAAAAAATAGAAAAAGAGTTTCTCAATTCACAGGATCTGATGCTGATCAGCAGCAAAAGCTGGAAAAGCCTTATTGATACGAAAAGCCTTTGGTTATCGGATATTCCTTCAACATTGATTATCTCAAACCCATAA
- a CDS encoding LytR/AlgR family response regulator transcription factor — MIKCVILDDELLAISYLKLLCEQIDNVEVVKAFNDPKIFLSEIENIDCNVCILDIEMPGMNGLQVAELISHSKKIIFTTAYKEYAAEAFDLNVVDYVRKPIKKERLVQAFEKAKKLVQNPQKKDFIEWNTNIGKTIIFTEQIAYIKTSEIDSRDKEIILNDGTNIVLKNLNFKNLLEMLPSKDFAQVNKKEIIALSSIKVFSTNEIITTISTENEIFLKLQIGESYKNSLLKMFGK; from the coding sequence ATGATAAAATGCGTTATTCTTGATGATGAATTACTGGCAATCAGCTACTTAAAACTTCTATGTGAACAAATTGACAATGTGGAAGTTGTAAAAGCATTCAACGATCCTAAAATATTTTTAAGCGAAATAGAAAATATTGATTGTAATGTCTGTATTTTAGACATCGAAATGCCTGGAATGAACGGTTTACAGGTCGCCGAATTGATTTCCCACTCAAAGAAAATCATCTTCACAACCGCTTACAAAGAATATGCAGCGGAAGCATTTGACTTAAATGTTGTCGATTACGTAAGAAAACCTATAAAAAAAGAAAGATTGGTTCAGGCATTTGAAAAAGCTAAAAAACTGGTACAAAATCCTCAGAAAAAAGACTTTATCGAATGGAATACAAACATTGGTAAAACCATCATTTTTACGGAACAGATTGCCTACATAAAAACATCTGAAATCGACAGCCGCGACAAAGAGATCATCCTGAACGACGGTACAAATATCGTCCTTAAAAACCTGAACTTTAAAAACCTTCTGGAGATGCTTCCTTCAAAAGATTTTGCTCAGGTAAATAAAAAAGAAATCATTGCTTTGTCTTCTATTAAGGTTTTTTCGACCAACGAAATTATCACTACCATCTCTACAGAAAACGAGATTTTTTTAAAGTTACAGATCGGAGAATCATATAAAAATTCATTACTCAAGATGTTTGGAAAGTAG
- a CDS encoding T9SS type A sorting domain-containing protein, whose product MKKIYTGAFFLCTILGINAQEVVWQKDIKSSTQDFLSQVTTTIDQQYLITGSSIQSEKISAESKQNNGYDFHLVKLNQQGQEVWEKYFSGKNHDFLSATVNTQEGGFLLAGSSYSGKGLDKKEESKGGSDIWLIRINEFGDELWQKTIGGSSDEEARAVIQTTDFGFFVAGNVQNSAKGYGSKDVLVIRLDKNGKELSQLVLGGKGLDEVEKMIPTKDGGALLGVYSRSNLGGSKKTENFGEGDYWIIKLSKDGKVEWEKNFGGKGDDHLRTLSVTSTGYLIGGESRSERSGNKTVGIEEGTDLWLISLDERGEEIWQKSYNFKNRDVLMGMSVLHASDDKSSKGILLGGYTQAEGRIENDDETFWMLYLDQNGSEQWRKHVKGESRKREERLSDIKLNRDGSIILAGTSAEELGKENWKIVKLGDKQIDQLIEKQDIKIYPNPVSDYTYVEIGFDFKEADIVMYDMGGRQLQSLKTKNKVTKINTQALIQGAYLVTIKTDTNKTANFKLIKK is encoded by the coding sequence ATGAAAAAAATCTATACGGGTGCATTTTTCTTATGCACAATCCTGGGTATCAATGCTCAGGAAGTGGTATGGCAGAAAGACATCAAATCCTCGACCCAGGATTTCCTTTCGCAGGTAACCACTACTATTGATCAGCAGTATTTAATTACAGGAAGTTCCATTCAGTCAGAAAAAATCTCTGCGGAAAGTAAGCAGAACAACGGCTACGATTTTCATTTGGTAAAGCTTAATCAACAGGGACAGGAGGTCTGGGAAAAATATTTCTCAGGGAAGAATCATGACTTTTTATCGGCTACGGTGAATACCCAGGAAGGAGGTTTTCTTCTTGCAGGATCTTCGTATTCAGGAAAAGGTCTGGATAAAAAAGAAGAATCAAAAGGCGGATCGGATATCTGGCTGATAAGAATCAATGAATTCGGTGATGAACTGTGGCAGAAAACAATTGGAGGAAGTTCTGATGAAGAAGCCAGAGCGGTTATTCAGACGACGGATTTCGGATTTTTTGTTGCCGGAAATGTCCAGAATTCAGCTAAAGGTTATGGTTCCAAAGATGTTTTAGTTATAAGACTTGACAAAAACGGAAAAGAATTATCACAGCTCGTTTTAGGCGGAAAAGGTTTAGATGAAGTGGAAAAAATGATTCCTACGAAAGATGGCGGAGCTTTATTGGGAGTCTATTCCAGAAGTAATCTAGGAGGATCGAAGAAAACGGAAAACTTTGGTGAGGGCGATTACTGGATCATTAAGCTCAGTAAAGACGGAAAAGTAGAATGGGAAAAGAACTTTGGAGGAAAAGGTGATGATCATTTAAGAACACTTTCTGTAACATCAACAGGTTATTTAATCGGTGGAGAATCAAGATCGGAAAGATCGGGAAATAAAACCGTTGGCATTGAAGAAGGAACAGACTTATGGCTTATTTCACTGGACGAAAGAGGTGAAGAAATCTGGCAGAAGTCCTATAATTTCAAAAACAGGGATGTTTTGATGGGAATGAGTGTTCTGCATGCTTCAGATGACAAATCTTCAAAAGGGATTTTATTGGGAGGTTACACGCAGGCAGAAGGAAGAATTGAAAATGATGATGAGACCTTTTGGATGCTTTATCTGGATCAAAACGGCAGTGAACAGTGGCGAAAGCATGTAAAAGGAGAATCCAGAAAGAGAGAGGAAAGGCTGTCTGATATTAAATTGAACAGAGACGGATCAATTATTTTAGCAGGAACCAGCGCTGAGGAACTCGGTAAAGAGAACTGGAAAATTGTGAAACTGGGCGACAAACAGATTGACCAATTGATCGAAAAACAGGATATCAAGATTTACCCGAATCCTGTATCGGATTATACGTATGTAGAAATCGGTTTTGATTTTAAGGAAGCTGATATTGTGATGTATGATATGGGCGGAAGACAGCTGCAGAGTCTGAAAACAAAGAATAAAGTGACTAAGATCAATACGCAGGCTTTGATTCAGGGTGCTTATCTGGTAACCATCAAAACGGATACGAATAAAACGGCGAATTTTAAATTGATTAAGAAATAA